One window from the genome of Bdellovibrio sp. NC01 encodes:
- a CDS encoding pirin family protein, with amino-acid sequence MMLKRPSDDRGFAEFGGWLKSYHTFSFSDYYDPRFMGFRDLRVINQDWIGKDSGFPAHPHKDMEIITYVLKGSVEHRDSLGNVGTIHAGEIQTMHAGTGVRHAEYNPSKTDDLQLFQIWIMPDTNGVAPGYTQQSFRREEKLNTMRLMVSKNGREDSQKIHQDVDLYASILEPGKTLEFKLRPERAVWVQLAEGELEINGEILKSGDGMAIQDESLLKMKANKETEFLFFDLH; translated from the coding sequence ATGATGCTCAAACGTCCTTCCGATGATCGCGGTTTTGCTGAATTCGGTGGTTGGCTGAAGTCGTATCATACCTTCTCTTTTAGTGATTATTACGATCCGCGCTTCATGGGCTTCCGTGATTTGCGCGTGATCAATCAAGATTGGATCGGTAAGGACTCGGGCTTTCCCGCTCATCCCCATAAAGACATGGAAATCATCACTTACGTTTTAAAAGGCAGCGTTGAACATCGCGACAGCCTTGGTAACGTCGGCACAATTCACGCCGGTGAAATCCAAACCATGCACGCGGGCACAGGCGTTCGCCATGCCGAATACAATCCTTCAAAAACTGATGACCTGCAGCTGTTCCAAATTTGGATCATGCCCGATACTAATGGGGTGGCACCAGGATATACGCAGCAATCTTTTCGTCGTGAAGAAAAATTAAATACGATGCGTTTGATGGTTTCTAAAAATGGTCGTGAAGACAGTCAGAAGATTCATCAAGACGTCGACCTTTATGCTTCGATTTTAGAGCCGGGTAAAACTTTGGAATTCAAATTGCGACCTGAACGAGCCGTATGGGTGCAATTGGCCGAAGGGGAGCTTGAAATCAACGGCGAGATTTTGAAGTCGGGCGACGGCATGGCCATTCAAGATGAAAGCCTTCTGAAAATGAAAGCCAATAAAGAGACCGAGTTCCTGTTCTTCGATCTTCACTAG
- the hpt gene encoding hypoxanthine phosphoribosyltransferase gives MTNLTLKPYITEEKLQAKVKELGATLTKKFKGEKVVAVCVLKGSFMFYSDLIRNMETDITCEFFGVASYHGGTSSSGEVKVTLDLASPVEGVHVILVEDIVDTGLTMNYLKNAILSRKPKSLTTVALLEKPEALKVKCDLDYVGFKIPNDFVVGYGLDYQGYYRNLPYIAQVQNFQ, from the coding sequence ATGACAAACTTAACTCTTAAACCGTATATCACTGAAGAAAAGCTTCAAGCTAAAGTAAAAGAGTTGGGTGCGACTCTGACTAAGAAATTCAAAGGCGAAAAAGTTGTCGCTGTTTGCGTTTTGAAGGGCTCGTTCATGTTCTACTCTGATTTGATTCGCAACATGGAAACTGACATCACTTGCGAATTCTTCGGTGTTGCTAGCTACCACGGTGGCACTTCATCTTCTGGCGAAGTGAAAGTGACTTTGGATCTTGCAAGCCCGGTTGAAGGTGTTCACGTTATCCTGGTTGAAGACATCGTTGATACTGGTTTGACAATGAATTACCTGAAAAACGCGATCCTTTCACGCAAACCAAAATCTTTAACGACTGTTGCGTTGCTTGAAAAGCCAGAAGCTTTGAAAGTGAAATGCGACCTTGATTACGTTGGTTTCAAAATTCCAAATGATTTCGTAGTTGGTTACGGCTTGGATTACCAAGGTTACTACCGCAACCTTCCATACATCGCACAAGTTCAAAACTTCCAATAA